In Nicotiana tabacum cultivar K326 chromosome 11, ASM71507v2, whole genome shotgun sequence, a single window of DNA contains:
- the LOC107800009 gene encoding uncharacterized protein LOC107800009: MDVRRLKIPKTIAIFSHIKRPLTCVIYTASSDQISETLHQTPSKQPNPSSESKQQKVFDLNLRKWVTSVLSNPHVDSLKIKDLLTHLTPLQFDAIFLEIHSSLKPLNALKFFHLASGSYAFSFSVRSYCTLLRLLVASNHDDAARVLLIRLIDGKLPALFDCSQQKHLEVAVSLAELSRVSDFAVAVRTFDLLVHLCCTQFKNVGFDAALDVFRTLASRGLYPSLKTCNFLLSSLVKENELWKSYEVFGVLKDGVEPDVYLFSTAINAFCKGGRADEAKELFREMENMGVVPNVVTYNNLINGICRNGNLEDAFCLKEKMILNGVKPSIITYSMLINCLMKLEKYDEADCLLKEMSNKGLVPNEVMYNTIINGHCSAGNIQKALKVRDEMLRKGILPNSVTCNSLIKGFCKVNQASQAEELLEEMLLHGLSVNPGSFSNVILVLCTNSRFVSALQFTKEMILRSLKPNDGLLTTLIGGLCKEGKHSEAVELWHMLLMKGLTANTVTSNALIHGLCEAGNIQEAVRMLKVLLDSGVQIDSMTYNTLMCAFCKDGNLDGAFMLREEMVKQRIAPDISTYNVLLHGLGEKGKIDEALLLWDECRSKGLVCDFYTYGALINGLCKADKLGKGRDLFHEMLRQGLVPNIIVYNTLIGAYCRNGNVTEALKLRDDMRSRGILPNVVTYSTLIHGMSNIGLMEDAMNLTDAMRTEGVPPDVVCYTALIGGYCKLGQMDKVRSILQEMSSHNIQPNKITYTIIIDGYCQAGKVKVAKEFFAEMLQKGITPDSVTYNVLTKGFLKEGEVEEAFSLLDRISLTGVGLDEVAYTSLVNLLPRRSASANQE, translated from the coding sequence ATGGACGTAAGAAGATTGAAAATTCCCAAAACGATTGCTATATTTTCACATATTAAACGTCCTTTGACCTGTGTGATTTATACTGCTTCTTCAGATCAAATTAGTGAGACATTACATCAAACACCTTCTAAGCAGCCTAACCCCAGCTCAGAAAGTAAACAGCAAAAGGTATTTGATTTGAATTTGCGCAAATGGGTTACTTCAGTTCTCTCAAACCCACATGTAGATTCGTTAAAGATTAAAGATTTGCTGACCCATTTGACTCCACTTCAGTTTGATGCTATTTTCTTGGAAATTCATTCATCTTTAAAACCATTGAATGCTTTGAAATTTTTCCATCTAGCGTCCGGTTCATATGCTTTTAGTTTCAGTGTTCGATCTTATTGTACTCTGCTTCGTTTGCTCGTTGCCTCGAATCATGATGATGCAGCTAGGGTACTTTTGATAAGGTTAATTGATGGGAAACTACCTGCATTGTTTGATTGTTCCCAACAGAAGCATTTAGAGGTTGCTGTTTCTTTAGCGGAGTTAAGTCGAGTGTCTGATTTTGCTGTTGCTGTTAGGACATTTGATCTTTTGGTTCATTTATGTTGTACCCAATTCAAGAATGTTGGGTTTGATGCTGCATTGGATGTATTCAGGACATTGGCGAGTAGGGGGTTGTATCCTTCTTTGAAAACTTGTAACTTTTTGTTGAGTTCTCTTGTGAAAGAGAATGAGCTTTGGAAGAGTTATGAGGTTTTCGGAGTTTTGAAGGATGGTGTTGAACCTGATGTTTACTTGTTTAGCACTGCAATCAATGCTTTTTGTAAAGGAGGGAGAGCGGACGAGGCGAAAGAGTTGTTTCGTGAGATGGAAAACATGGGTGTCGTGCCAAATGTTGTCACTTATAATAACCTCATTAACGGGATTTGCAGGAATGGTAATTTAGAAGATGCCTTCTGTCTGAAGGAAAAAATGATATTAAATGGTGTAAAGCCAAGTATTATCACTTATAGCATGCTTATTAATTGTTTGATGAAACTTGAGAAATATGATGAAGCTGATTGTCTATTGAAAGAGATGTCAAACAAGGGGCTTGTTCCAAATGAAGTGATGTACAATACCATTATTAATGGCCATTGCTCTGCAGGAAATATCCAGAAAGCTCTAAAGGTAAGGGATGAAATGTTAAGAAAAGGAATTCTCCCCAACTCGGTTACTTGCAATTCACTGATCAAAGGCTTCTGTAAGGTAAATCAAGCTAGTCAAGCTGAAGAACTCTTAGAGGAGATGTTGTTACATGGATTGAGCGTAAATCCTGGTTCATTTAGTAATGTTATCCTTGTACTGTGTACAAATTCTAGGTTTGTTTCTGCACTACAGTTTACTAAGGAAATGATATTAAGGAGCTTGAAACCAAATGATGGGTTGCTGACCACATTAATTGGTGGGCTTTGCAAGGAAGGGAAGCATTCAGAAGCAGTTGAGCTTTGGCATATGCTGCTGATGAAAGGGCTCACGGCCAATACAGTGACCTCAAATGCTCTAATTCATGGGCTTTGTGAAGCTGGTAACATACAAGAGGCTGTTCGGATGCTGAAAGTGCTGCTAGATAGTGGTGTTCAAATAGATAGCATGACATATAATACTCTTATGTGCGCGTTTTGCAAAGACGGAAACTTAGATGGTGCCTTTATGTTGAGAGAAGAAATGGTAAAGCAACGAATCGCACCTGACATTTCAACTTACAATGTTCTGCTACATGGGCTTGGCGAGAAAGGTAAAATAGATGAAGCTCTGTTGCTATGGGATGAATGTCGAAGCAAGGGACTTGTCTGCGATTTTTATACCTATGGGGCCTTAATAAATGGTTTGTGCAAAGCTGATAAACTTGGAAAGGGCAGAGACCTTTTCCATGAGATGCtcagacaaggcttagtcccaaaTATAATTGTTTATAACACCCTTATTGGAGCTTATTGTAGAAACGGGAATGTGACAGAAGCCCTTAAACTTCGCGATGACATGAGAAGTAGGGGTATTCTACCAAATGTTGTCACTTATTCCACTCTCATACATGGCATGAGTAATATCGGGCTTATGGAGGATGCGATGAACCTTACTGATGCAATGCGTACGGAGGGAGTTCCACCTGATGTTGTTTGTTATACTGCATTGATTGGAGGTTATTGTAAATTGGGTCAGATGGATAAAGTGAGGAGCATTTTGCAGGAAATGTCATCACACAATATACAACCTAATAAGATAACTTATACAATCATTATTGATGGGTATTGCCAAGCTGGTAAAGTTAAAGTAGCTAAGGAGTTTTTTGCCGAGATGTTACAGAAGGGAATCACTCCTGATTCTGTCACCTATAACGTTTTGACAAAGGGGTTTCTGAAGGAAGGGGAAGTAGAAGAAGCCTTTTCACTTTTAGATCGTATTTCCCTTACAGGAGTTGGTTTAGATGAAGTTGCATATACTTCCTTAGTTAATTTGCTTCCCCGGAGATCAGCAAGCGCTAACCAAGAATGA